CCCACGAACATCGTCTTCATGGGCATGGGCGAACCGCTCATGAACTGGAAGGCGGTCGGTCCCACGCTCACCTTGCTGAACGATCCGCGAGCGCTCGGCATCGGTGCGCGTCACATCACGATCTCCACCGTGGGTGTGCTCCCGGGAATCGTGGCGCTCAGCGAACGGCCCGAGCAGTTCCGCCTCGCCATCTCCATTCATGCGCCAAGCGACGCCCTGCGGAAAACGCTCATGCCGGTGAACACCAAGTATCCCCTGGCGGAGGTCATCGAGGCGGCGCGCGCCTTCGACCGCCGCGTGACGTTCGAGTATGTCATGCTGGGTGGCGTGAATGATCAGCCCGAGCATGCGGCGCAGCTGGCGCAACTGGCGCGCGAATGTCGTGCCTTCGTCAACCTCATTCCGCTCCATCCGGGCGGTTCGATGGGGTTCACGCCGACGCCGGCGCCGGTGATTACGGCATTCGCCAAGGCCCTGCGCACTCGCGGCGTGGAAACCGCCGTGCGCCGCAGCCGCGGGCTCGATATCGCCGCCGCCTGTGGACAGCTACGGACGGAGCGTCTCGGTCGACGGGCGCCAGTCGCGCCCGAGGTACACGGTGAGGTCCACGTAGCGTGACGTATCGGGGTCGGTGGCGATGACGCCGACCCCGAGCGCCCGCTGCACCCGGAGCGGCCAGTCGGCATGGCTGGTGTGGTTGCTGATGCGGGTGCGCGTTTCGCCATCGCGTCGTCCGGATCCAAAATCGACCACATCGAACCCATACTCGC
This genomic stretch from Gemmatimonas sp. harbors:
- a CDS encoding LytR C-terminal domain-containing protein; the protein is MTDTSARAPAGLRIRVRVLNVSGVPGLARRATNHLREYGFDVVDFGSGRRDGETRTRISNHTSHADWPLRVQRALGVGVIATDPDTSRYVDLTVYLGRDWRPSTETLRP
- the rlmN gene encoding 23S rRNA (adenine(2503)-C(2))-methyltransferase RlmN, producing the protein MTDSALPSLPDLLDYEPEAALALLRAWMAERGEPSYRAGQVFGRLWQRPVDSFEAMSELPKALREALAQSFRITTLELATRQRSSDGTEKFLFRLHDGQLIETVAIPDGDRMTFCISSQAGCALQCAFCATGAMGFQRNLQPSEIAGQVRALRMLTPPVIPTNIVFMGMGEPLMNWKAVGPTLTLLNDPRALGIGARHITISTVGVLPGIVALSERPEQFRLAISIHAPSDALRKTLMPVNTKYPLAEVIEAARAFDRRVTFEYVMLGGVNDQPEHAAQLAQLARECRAFVNLIPLHPGGSMGFTPTPAPVITAFAKALRTRGVETAVRRSRGLDIAAACGQLRTERLGRRAPVAPEVHGEVHVA